The Serratia nematodiphila DZ0503SBS1 sequence CGCGCGCCAGCGTTTGCTGGCAGCGGGCGCGGAACGCGGCGTCATCGATGGGATGGGCGGACAGATCGATAATATCGGCAAGTGGCGGCATGACGTTCCCCTCGTGTGCGAAAGCCGGATGCCTCTCACTGTAGCGAATGCCGCATTGCCGCCATAACAAAAATACGTTATGGATAAGCTAACGAATTCTTAGCGATAAGCCCTGCTCATGCACTCACCGTCCCGTGCGCGCTTGCCCAAGCTGAGCGCCATTCTGGCGTTCGAAACCGCCGCTCGCACCGGCAGCCTGGCCCGTGCGGCGGATGCGCTGGCGCTGACCGCCGCCGCCGTCAGCCAGCAGATCCGCCAGCTCGAACAACATCTGGGCATCACGCTGTTCATTCGTGCCAAAAGCGGCGTCACGCTGACCGAACAGGGCGCGGACTACCTGGCCTACGTGCAGGAGGCGTTTGAAACGCTGCGCGTGGCGCAGCAACACGTCGAACGCCAGCGCGGCAAACAGGCGCTGACGGTGTTCGCCCTGCCGGCGTTGGCCTCCAAGTGGCTGAACCCGGCGCTGGGCGACTGGCTGGCGCAGTGCCCCGACGGCGATCTGCGGCTGCACGCGACCCATGCGGCGGTCGATTTCGCCCATTCGGCGGCGGATTTCGCCCTGTGCTTCGGCGATCAGGATTACCCGCTGCTGGAAAAGGTGCAGCTGTTTCAGGATCGGGTGCAGCCGGTATGCAGCCCGGCGCTGCGCGATCGCGGCGACTGGACGCAGCTGCCGCTGATCCACGTCGACTGGGGCAAGGAGAGCCAGTTTCTGCCGGGCTGGCACGAGTGGTTCACCGCCGCCGATCGGTCGCCGCCGCCGCGGCGCGGGCTGACCTATAACCTGACCTCGCTGGCCATCGACGCCGCCGTACAAGGGCGCGGGGTGCTGCTCGGCCAGCGGCGGCTGATCGCCCGTGAACTGGCGGAGGGCCGGCTGGTCACCCTGGCCGAACCGGCGCTGCCGCTCAGCAAACCCTACTACGTGGTTTACCCGCCGCGCACGCTGGAAAAACCCGGCGCAGCGGCGTTTCTGAGCTGGTTGCAGGCGCTGGCTCAGCACGCGGTATAACCGCCGTCGATGCTGTAAAACGCGCCGGTGGTGAAACTGCTGTCGTCCGAAAGCAGGAAGGCCACCGTTTTCGCCACCTCTTCCCGCGTCGCCATCCTCCCCATCGGGTGCGAAGCGGCCATCTGCGCCCGCGCCGACGCCGGCAGTTCCCCCATCGCCGGCGTATCTACATAACCCGGCCCGACGGCGTTGACGCGCACGCCGCGCGTAGCGAATTCCAGCGCCGCCGAGCGCGTCAGGCCCAGCACGCCATGCTTGGCGGCGGTATAGGGCGCAATCCCGGCAATGCCCACCACGCCGTTGGCGGAAGAGAGGTTCACCACCGCCCCCCGCCGCCGGCGACGATCGCCGGCAGGCCGTACTTCATGCCGAAAAACGTGCCGCCCAGGCAGGTGGCGATCACCTCATGCCAATCTTCGACCGCGTACCGATCGATATCCACCTCGTGCGGGCCGGTGATCCCGGCGTTGTTGACCAGCAGATGCAGCGCGCCGCAGCGCCGCACGATCTCTTCAATACCCTGCTGCACCGACTGCGCGTCGCGCACGTCCATCCGCAACATCATCACCCGCCGGCCGTCGGGATCGAGCCGCGCGGCGGCGGCGGCGAGAGGCGCAGCATGGCGGCCGGTCATCACCACCGTGGCTCCGCGCCGAAACAGCTCGGCGGCGATCGCTTCGCCAATGCCGGTGGACGCGCCGGTCACCAGCGCCACCCGATGTTTGAAATCTTGCATAGCCGTTCTCCTGCAAAGTTGAGTTCAAGGGGAACAGGCTAGCGCCGGCAAGTGACAGTTTGCGGCAGCAGTGATGCCCAACGCGGCGAGGAATAAAAGGAGTAATGCTTATCAATATTTTATCTATACGATGGAAGTAAATTGTATAACCATTTTATTTTCATCATTAAATGTGTAAGGCGCACCCACTCTGACGCCAAAACTCATTATAACTTTTTATATATTAGTTAGATTAAACCCCTATTTTCCCCGCTGTCACAAAACTGTCATAGATAAACGCATCTTAACTTTTCGGAGCATTTATCATGGCAAAGACTCGCATTATCGCTACCATCGGCCCCGCCTCTCGCCACATCAACACGTTGGCAGCGCTGGAAAAAGCCGGCATGTCCGTCGCCCGATTGAACGGTTCGCACAACACGCTCGACTGGCATGCGGAAACCATCGCCCTGCTGCGTAAAACGTTGCCGGATACGCCGGTGCTGTTGGACATTCCCGGTAGAAAAATCCGCACATTGCAACTGAAACACGAACCCTCATTCACTAAAGGGCAAACGCTGATCCTCACGACCGATACCTCGCATAACGGGGAGGAAAAAGTCCCGGTGGGGTACGGCCGGTTGCATGAACGGCTGACGGTGGGCGATAAGGTTTTCGCCGATGATGGCACCCTCTCGTTTCAGGTCGTTAACATCGTCGATCGGGACATCCACCTGCGGGCCGACATGGACGGCCAACTGAAAAGCCGCAAAGGCATCAATGTGCCTGGCATCGATCTCGGGCAGGCGCTGATAACGGAGAAAGATCGCGACATGATCGCCTTCGCCAAAGCGCATCAAGTGGACTACATCGGCATAAGCTTCGTCGAAAGCGCGGCACACATCAACGCGATCAGAACGCTGATCGGAGGCGATACGCCCCGCATCGTGGCGAAAGTGGAAAACAGCGGCGGCATAGAGCATCTGGAGGAAGTCATCGCCGCCGCCGACGTTATCATGATCGATCGCGGCGATCTGGCGGTGGAAACCTCGATCGACCGCGTTTCTCTCTACCAAAAACAGATCCTCCGAGCCGCCTCCCATGCGGGCAAACCCACCATCGTGGCGACGGAATTGCTGCACAGCATGATAGAGAACCCGCTGCCAACCAAAGCGGAGGTCAGCGACATCACCAACGCGGTGCTGGATGGCGCCGCGGCGGTGATGCTCTCCGGTGAAACCGCCGTAGGCCGCTATCCTCTGGAGGCCGTTGCCCGTATCGCCAGCGTAGCCCATCAGGCGGAACAGCATTTAGCGCATGCGCCCCACTCATCCCCCCCTGCGCAGGTTGACGATATTCGACAGGCTGTCGGCGCCCTTATCCGCGCCTTGCCGATCTCCCGGGTGGTGGTGTTTTCTCGCACAGGTTACAGCGTGCGCATCGCCGCCATGGCCAACATCGGCCTCCCGATCGTCGCATTCGGCAACGATGCGGCGACGGTGCGCAGCTGGAATATGCTGCCAGGCATCACCGGCCTGACATTGCCTCGGATCGATCTGACACAGCCGGAAACCGAACGTTTGGCTCTGAATGTCCTGTCAGACAATGGATTGATAAATCGGCACGATGTTTTGCTGCTGGTCAGCGCCCAGCAAGACAATCAGCATATCAGCGGGAATATTTTGCGCACGCTCAGCGCCGATGCCTACCTGCAATCTGACGCGGCGCGGGAACCTCACCGGAAAGAAGAGGTGGCCTGATGGATAATCATGCGTTGTTCTATCTGGTGATTGCGCTATTTGCCGTGATCCAATCGGTTTTCGGCATGGGCATCTTGGTGTTCGGTACACCGACGCTATTAATGCTGGGCGTTGATTTCTCCTCCGTACTTGGGCTACTGCTGCCGTCGTCGGTGCTGATCTCTCTGACGCAGACGCTTGGCGCCCGACGAATTGCTTTTCCCGCTCGCGAAAAGGTCAATATGCTGATTTGCGCCATTTTCGTCATTCTGGCGCTGAGCCTGGTCTTGCATTCGACGCTGAAGATGAATGTCGATCTGCTGGTGGGCGCCATCCTGCTGTTTTCCGCCTTGATGCGCTTTCGTCTGTCACTGCAGGAAACCGTGAAGCATTATCTCGGCAAACATCAGCGCGCTTATATCGCAGTCATGGGCCTGATACATGGCGTCACCAACATGGGTGGCGCCTTGCTGGCACTCTACGCTACCGCCAGCCATCGCGAGAAACTGGAGATAAGAACCACCGTCTCCCGTTATTACCTGATGTTCGGTTTAATCCAATTGGCCACGCTGGCCTGCATTAAATGGCAAGCCCTGAACCTCGACGGTTTCGCCGCGGCACCGCTGGCTCTGCTGGTGTATCTGGTCGTCGGCAATCTGCTGTTCAAGAGAACCAGCGCTCCCGTTTATGAAAAAATGGTAACCGGCTTTATTGCCTTCTATGGCGTGGCCGTTCTCACTAAAGGCTATTTATAGGCTCCCCATGACGACGACTCTCTTTTCTCTGATCCCGGTGATATTTTTAATCGCCATGGGATTCACTCTGCGGCACAAAAACCTGATCGATCGGGCTTTCTGGCTGCCCTGCGAGAAGCTGAACTACTTTTATCTCTTCCCGGCGCTGATGTTTATTCAGGTCGGCAAAGCCGACCTGAGCCAGTTTCCGGTACGGCCGATCGCCCTGTCGGTCCTGGGCGCCGTGTTGATCGGCGCCTTGTCGTTGTACCTCTGGCGAATCTGGCTAAAACAGCCCGGGCCGGTTTTCTCTTCCGTCATACAGGGCGCTCTGCGCCCCAATACCTACATCGGGGTTGCCGCAGCAGCGGCGACTTTCGGCCACACCGGCCTGACGGTGACCTCAATCAGCATCGCCGTCGCCATCCCGCTGTTGAACGTGGCCTCGATTGTCATACTGATGCATTACGGCCAGGGCTCCCGCCCCGGCGGCAGACAGATCGCCAAAGCGCTGGGGAAAAACCCAGTGATCCTTTCGGTCTTGGCCGGTCTGGCCTTCAATGCCAGCGGCTGGTCGCTCGGCACGGCGCTGGAGAACATTCTCACCATTCTCGGCGGCGCCTCTCTGCCGTTGGGGTTGCTGGCGGTCGGCGCGGGGCTGGATATCAAGGCGGCGCGTACGGCACAGGGCCCCGTACTGCAATCGACCTTCGTCAAGTTACTGCTGGTACCGCTGTTGACGCTGGGAATCGGCATC is a genomic window containing:
- a CDS encoding TSUP family transporter translates to MDNHALFYLVIALFAVIQSVFGMGILVFGTPTLLMLGVDFSSVLGLLLPSSVLISLTQTLGARRIAFPAREKVNMLICAIFVILALSLVLHSTLKMNVDLLVGAILLFSALMRFRLSLQETVKHYLGKHQRAYIAVMGLIHGVTNMGGALLALYATASHREKLEIRTTVSRYYLMFGLIQLATLACIKWQALNLDGFAAAPLALLVYLVVGNLLFKRTSAPVYEKMVTGFIAFYGVAVLTKGYL
- a CDS encoding LysR substrate-binding domain-containing protein, producing the protein MHSPSRARLPKLSAILAFETAARTGSLARAADALALTAAAVSQQIRQLEQHLGITLFIRAKSGVTLTEQGADYLAYVQEAFETLRVAQQHVERQRGKQALTVFALPALASKWLNPALGDWLAQCPDGDLRLHATHAAVDFAHSAADFALCFGDQDYPLLEKVQLFQDRVQPVCSPALRDRGDWTQLPLIHVDWGKESQFLPGWHEWFTAADRSPPPRRGLTYNLTSLAIDAAVQGRGVLLGQRRLIARELAEGRLVTLAEPALPLSKPYYVVYPPRTLEKPGAAAFLSWLQALAQHAV
- the pyk gene encoding pyruvate kinase, which translates into the protein MAKTRIIATIGPASRHINTLAALEKAGMSVARLNGSHNTLDWHAETIALLRKTLPDTPVLLDIPGRKIRTLQLKHEPSFTKGQTLILTTDTSHNGEEKVPVGYGRLHERLTVGDKVFADDGTLSFQVVNIVDRDIHLRADMDGQLKSRKGINVPGIDLGQALITEKDRDMIAFAKAHQVDYIGISFVESAAHINAIRTLIGGDTPRIVAKVENSGGIEHLEEVIAAADVIMIDRGDLAVETSIDRVSLYQKQILRAASHAGKPTIVATELLHSMIENPLPTKAEVSDITNAVLDGAAAVMLSGETAVGRYPLEAVARIASVAHQAEQHLAHAPHSSPPAQVDDIRQAVGALIRALPISRVVVFSRTGYSVRIAAMANIGLPIVAFGNDAATVRSWNMLPGITGLTLPRIDLTQPETERLALNVLSDNGLINRHDVLLLVSAQQDNQHISGNILRTLSADAYLQSDAAREPHRKEEVA
- a CDS encoding AEC family transporter, translating into MTTTLFSLIPVIFLIAMGFTLRHKNLIDRAFWLPCEKLNYFYLFPALMFIQVGKADLSQFPVRPIALSVLGAVLIGALSLYLWRIWLKQPGPVFSSVIQGALRPNTYIGVAAAAATFGHTGLTVTSISIAVAIPLLNVASIVILMHYGQGSRPGGRQIAKALGKNPVILSVLAGLAFNASGWSLGTALENILTILGGASLPLGLLAVGAGLDIKAARTAQGPVLQSTFVKLLLVPLLTLGIGITLGISGPVLATIVLFNALPCTPSAYIMAKLLGGDHRLSAGIITIQTLLAAVTIPVILLLTQFSAHPA